The Candidatus Neomarinimicrobiota bacterium genome contains the following window.
GATTTATCTATAAGATTGTGATCGTATGCCTTAAGCCTAATCCGTATGGACTGTGCAGCCAACTCAGCTCTCCCTACTCAACAATTTCAGTCACCACGCCAGCGCCTACCGTGCGACCACCCTCACGAATGGCAAACCGCAACTCCTTCGCCATCGCTATTGGCGCTATCAATGACACATCTATCGTTACATTATCTCCCGGCATTACCATCTC
Protein-coding sequences here:
- the tuf gene encoding elongation factor Tu (EF-Tu; promotes GTP-dependent binding of aminoacyl-tRNA to the A-site of ribosomes during protein biosynthesis; when the tRNA anticodon matches the mRNA codon, GTP hydrolysis results; the inactive EF-Tu-GDP leaves the ribosome and release of GDP is promoted by elongation factor Ts; many prokaryotes have two copies of the gene encoding EF-Tu), coding for EMVMPGDNVTIDVSLIAPIAMAKELRFAIREGGRTVGAGVVTEIVE